In a single window of the Massilia oculi genome:
- a CDS encoding asparaginase, whose amino-acid sequence MQAIPLVATTRGYPDSGNVTENVHWGSIAVVDTRGRLLWSAGDPDYPTFTRSALKPFQALPFILSDGPARFSLTQAEVALLCASHSGEDIHLEGVRAILDKIGLAPGHLECGCAQPLHYEFTGTKPPPDAQWTQLHHNCSGKHSGFLAWCRLHDVPTAGYVERAHPLQQAIRAALADTVGLPAEAMPSGIDGCSAPNYALPLSSLAHLYARLAHGSNDPQLGGAMGILGEAMTARPDMVSGQARTDLHWMTAGGGDWVAKIGADAVQAIGVRSAGIGIAIKIADGNSRALHPAVYAVLDQLGLLDAQRRAALERYRQPAIQNARGTVAGDIRPCSRSRAPDEGWRAGRASLQHLSF is encoded by the coding sequence ATGCAAGCGATTCCTCTCGTCGCGACCACGCGCGGCTACCCCGACTCCGGCAACGTGACCGAGAACGTCCATTGGGGTTCCATCGCCGTGGTCGACACCCGCGGCCGGCTGTTGTGGTCGGCGGGCGATCCGGACTATCCGACCTTCACCCGCTCCGCCCTGAAGCCGTTCCAGGCCCTTCCCTTCATCCTGTCCGACGGCCCGGCGCGCTTCAGCCTCACGCAGGCCGAGGTGGCGCTGCTGTGCGCCAGCCATTCGGGCGAGGACATCCACCTCGAGGGCGTGCGCGCGATCCTGGACAAGATCGGCCTCGCCCCCGGCCACCTCGAATGCGGCTGCGCGCAGCCGCTGCACTACGAGTTCACCGGAACGAAGCCGCCGCCCGATGCGCAATGGACGCAGCTGCACCACAACTGTTCCGGCAAGCACAGCGGCTTCCTGGCCTGGTGCCGCCTGCACGATGTGCCGACCGCCGGCTACGTCGAGCGCGCCCACCCGCTGCAGCAGGCGATTCGCGCCGCGCTGGCCGACACCGTGGGGCTGCCTGCGGAGGCCATGCCGTCCGGGATCGACGGCTGCTCGGCGCCGAACTATGCGCTGCCGCTGTCGTCGCTGGCGCACCTGTATGCGCGCCTGGCGCATGGCAGCAACGACCCGCAGCTGGGCGGGGCGATGGGCATCCTGGGTGAGGCCATGACGGCGCGGCCCGACATGGTCTCGGGCCAGGCGCGCACCGACCTGCACTGGATGACGGCGGGCGGCGGCGACTGGGTGGCCAAGATCGGCGCCGACGCGGTGCAGGCGATCGGCGTGCGCTCGGCCGGGATCGGCATCGCGATCAAGATTGCGGACGGCAACAGCCGCGCGCTGCATCCGGCGGTGTATGCCGTGCTCGACCAGCTCGGCCTGCTCGACGCACAGCGCAGGGCGGCGCTCGAGCGCTACCGCCAGCCTGCGATCCAGAATGCGCGCGGCACGGTGGCGGGCGATATCCGCCCCTGTTCGCGCTCGCGCGCGCCAGATGAGGGATGGCGGGCTGGGCGTGCGTCTTTACAACACCTGTCATTTTAG
- a CDS encoding methyl-accepting chemotaxis protein, whose protein sequence is MFTNLRIGSRLTLAFATILILSLAGTAFALYTTRSSAEATHEMMQKPLTKERLVSDWYVLTYSAIARTSLIARSTDSTLSTVFAKPIKDSVTDTTAILKKVEALLDSPQEKQTLSEILALRKTYQNAKELVMNARTAGDAEAAERAYEQAFAPAAAAYGAKVQSLLQLQRKAIDQTALAIEAANQRSTRLVVLLAVLAAALGSVAAVMITRSITKPLGSALTVAQTVAAGNLGNTFATYPKDEVGDLMRALETMNGALARVVAEVQQGTTAISTASGEIAAGNLDLSGRTEQQASSLEETAASMEELTATVRQNADNAVQANGLAQAASEVAARGGAIVGQVVDTMGSIDASARKIVDIIGVIDGIAFQTNILALNAAVEAARAGEQGRGFAVVASEVRNLAQRSASAAKEIKGLIGDSMTQVNAGTALVQQAGTTMNDVVTSVARVTDMMSEITSATQEQRTGIHQVNEAITQMDQVTQQNAALVEQAAAAAASMQEQAARLAEVAAGFRLGNGDAASQPRLARRTSPALAM, encoded by the coding sequence GTGTTTACCAATCTACGCATCGGCTCGCGCCTGACACTCGCGTTCGCCACGATCCTCATCCTTTCCCTCGCCGGCACCGCCTTCGCGCTCTATACGACGCGCAGCAGCGCCGAAGCGACCCACGAGATGATGCAGAAACCGTTGACCAAGGAACGCCTCGTCTCGGACTGGTACGTGCTGACCTACTCGGCCATCGCCCGCACGTCGCTGATCGCACGCAGCACCGACAGCACGCTGTCGACCGTCTTCGCCAAGCCGATCAAGGACAGCGTCACCGACACCACCGCCATCCTCAAGAAGGTCGAGGCGCTGCTCGATTCGCCGCAAGAAAAGCAGACGCTGAGCGAGATCCTCGCGCTGCGCAAGACCTACCAGAACGCCAAGGAACTGGTGATGAATGCGCGCACTGCGGGCGATGCGGAAGCAGCCGAACGCGCTTACGAACAGGCTTTCGCTCCGGCGGCCGCGGCCTATGGCGCCAAGGTGCAGAGTCTGCTACAACTCCAGCGCAAGGCGATCGACCAGACCGCGCTTGCCATCGAAGCGGCGAATCAGCGCAGCACGCGCCTGGTCGTCCTGCTGGCCGTACTGGCGGCCGCGTTGGGTTCGGTCGCTGCGGTCATGATCACGCGCAGCATCACGAAACCCCTGGGTTCGGCGCTGACGGTCGCGCAAACGGTCGCGGCGGGCAACCTCGGCAATACCTTCGCCACCTACCCGAAAGACGAAGTGGGCGACCTGATGCGGGCACTGGAAACCATGAACGGCGCCCTGGCCCGGGTCGTGGCCGAGGTCCAGCAAGGCACCACCGCCATTTCCACCGCATCGGGCGAGATCGCGGCCGGCAACCTCGACCTGTCCGGCCGCACCGAACAGCAGGCCAGCTCGCTCGAAGAGACGGCCGCCTCGATGGAAGAACTGACGGCCACCGTGCGCCAGAACGCCGACAATGCGGTGCAGGCCAATGGCCTGGCCCAGGCGGCATCCGAAGTGGCGGCGCGCGGCGGCGCCATCGTCGGCCAGGTGGTCGACACGATGGGTTCGATCGACGCCTCGGCGCGCAAGATCGTCGACATCATCGGCGTCATCGACGGCATCGCCTTCCAGACCAATATCCTGGCCCTGAACGCGGCGGTGGAAGCGGCGCGCGCCGGCGAACAGGGCCGCGGCTTCGCCGTGGTGGCGAGCGAGGTGCGCAACCTGGCGCAGCGCTCGGCCAGCGCGGCCAAGGAAATCAAGGGCCTGATCGGCGACTCGATGACCCAGGTGAATGCCGGCACCGCCCTGGTGCAGCAGGCCGGCACCACCATGAACGACGTCGTCACCAGCGTGGCGCGCGTGACCGACATGATGTCCGAGATCACCTCGGCCACCCAGGAACAGCGCACCGGCATCCACCAGGTGAACGAGGCGATCACGCAGATGGACCAGGTGACGCAGCAGAACGCGGCGCTGGTGGAACAGGCCGCCGCTGCCGCGGCCAGCATGCAGGAACAGGCGGCGCGCCTGGCGGAGGTGGCGGCCGGCTTCAGGCTGGGCAATGGGGATGCGGCTTCCCAGCCGCGCCTGGCGCGGCGCACGTCCCCGGCGCTGGCGATGTAA
- a CDS encoding fumarylacetoacetate hydrolase family protein codes for MSEFVITAPATPSVAVSGSSSRFPVRRVFCVGRNYASHAREMGSDPNREPPFFFTKPADAVVPASGAVPYPPSTDDLHHEIELVVALGAGGANVDPASALDLVWGYGVGLDLTRRDLQAVAKDTGRPWDMAKGFDASAPISALHPVSEVGHPAEGRIWLEVNGALRQEGNLNELIWPIADVIAYLSRFVTLAPGDLIYSGTPSGVAALEPGDRVRGGVDGVDTFELEIR; via the coding sequence ATGTCCGAATTCGTCATCACCGCACCGGCCACCCCTTCGGTGGCCGTCAGCGGCTCGAGCAGCCGTTTCCCGGTGCGCCGCGTGTTCTGCGTCGGCCGCAACTACGCCTCGCACGCGCGCGAGATGGGGAGCGACCCGAACCGCGAACCGCCGTTCTTCTTCACCAAGCCGGCCGACGCCGTGGTGCCGGCCAGCGGCGCGGTGCCGTATCCGCCGTCGACCGACGACCTGCACCACGAGATCGAACTGGTGGTGGCGCTGGGCGCAGGCGGCGCCAACGTCGACCCGGCCAGCGCGCTCGACCTGGTGTGGGGCTATGGCGTGGGCCTGGACCTGACCCGGCGCGACCTGCAGGCGGTGGCCAAGGACACCGGCCGCCCATGGGACATGGCCAAGGGCTTCGACGCCTCGGCCCCAATCAGCGCCCTGCATCCGGTGAGCGAAGTGGGCCACCCGGCTGAAGGCCGCATCTGGCTGGAAGTGAACGGCGCCCTGCGCCAGGAAGGCAACCTCAATGAACTGATCTGGCCGATCGCCGACGTGATCGCCTACCTGTCGCGCTTCGTGACCCTGGCGCCGGGCGACCTGATTTATTCGGGCACGCCGTCGGGCGTGGCGGCGCTCGAGCCGGGCGACCGCGTGCGCGGCGGCGTCGACGGCGTCGATACCTTCGAGCTCGAGATCCGCTGA
- a CDS encoding hybrid sensor histidine kinase/response regulator, with the protein MSNLSSFPPAAVGGLALGEPHTWPEGLRAIGDLIQASRFPMFLAIGDDLRLFYNEAYSDLLGDKHPAARGAPYASVRPELWERMRPYFELALAGEATQLQHALMEFERNGKRERRFFSVSLSPARHAGQVAGVYCVLTETTSDVLSQHRHAFHQKLGETLDGLDDAVHIMKATSAMTGQTLGVARVGYGEIDSAGRTVSIDRDWTEGRMASLAGMSHPLDEFGSAIADMLRQGRTVRIDDVGADPRSAPCVAAYAGIDARAVVIVPIIEEARLSAVFYLHEPFARHWTEQETAMAEDVARHTREVVRRSRLEETLRAAALERDALLQSERAARVQAERLSHAKDEFLAMLAHELRNPLAPISSSASLLSMQFATEPRICQTSSIISRQVKHMSRLIDDLLDVSRVTRGLVKLKLATIDFREVVTGALDQTRPLVLEKSHQVRVELPDAPVWVRGDHTRLVQSVANIVNNAAKYTPKGGQLTLALEAVDGRMALRVRDNGSGMPPDLVPSVFDLFTQGARTLARSQGGLGLGLTLVKRLVDMHEGEVAAHSEGVGFGSTFTLTLPCVAGACDGSEAGPGDPEDARAVLQRKLRVLIVDDNSDAADSLSTLLQVQGHATSVEYDAQSALRRARAERPDVMLIDIGLPDVDGYQLAQELRSLPETAATVPVAVTGYGQAKDRERALQAGFAHHLVKPVDMTALARILESSAALAAVAEAASAPRPASASESEETMAPA; encoded by the coding sequence ATGAGCAATCTGAGCAGTTTCCCGCCGGCGGCCGTCGGCGGTTTGGCGCTGGGAGAGCCGCACACGTGGCCTGAGGGCTTGCGCGCCATTGGCGACCTGATCCAGGCCTCGCGCTTCCCGATGTTCCTGGCCATTGGCGACGACCTGCGCCTGTTCTACAACGAGGCCTATTCCGACCTGCTCGGCGACAAGCACCCGGCAGCGCGTGGCGCGCCATACGCCAGCGTGCGCCCCGAGCTGTGGGAGCGCATGCGTCCCTATTTCGAACTCGCGCTGGCCGGCGAAGCGACCCAGCTCCAGCACGCCCTGATGGAATTCGAGCGCAACGGCAAGCGCGAGCGGCGTTTCTTTTCCGTCTCGCTGTCCCCGGCGCGCCATGCAGGGCAGGTGGCCGGCGTCTATTGCGTGCTCACCGAAACCACGTCGGACGTGCTGTCCCAGCACCGCCACGCTTTTCACCAGAAGCTGGGCGAAACCCTCGACGGCCTGGACGACGCTGTCCACATCATGAAGGCCACCAGCGCCATGACCGGGCAGACCCTCGGCGTGGCGCGCGTCGGCTATGGTGAAATCGATTCCGCCGGCCGCACCGTCAGCATCGACCGCGACTGGACCGAGGGCCGCATGGCCAGCCTGGCCGGCATGTCGCACCCCCTGGATGAATTCGGATCCGCGATCGCCGACATGCTGCGCCAGGGCCGCACCGTGCGCATCGACGACGTCGGGGCCGATCCCCGCTCGGCGCCATGCGTCGCGGCCTATGCCGGCATCGACGCGCGCGCGGTGGTGATCGTGCCGATCATCGAGGAGGCGCGCCTGTCGGCCGTGTTCTACCTGCACGAGCCGTTCGCGCGCCACTGGACCGAGCAAGAGACGGCGATGGCCGAGGACGTGGCGCGCCATACGCGCGAGGTGGTGCGTCGCTCGCGTCTCGAGGAAACGCTGCGCGCTGCGGCGCTCGAGCGTGACGCGCTGCTGCAAAGCGAGCGCGCGGCGCGGGTGCAGGCCGAGCGTCTCAGCCACGCCAAGGACGAATTCCTGGCCATGCTGGCGCACGAGCTGCGCAACCCCCTGGCGCCGATCAGCAGCTCGGCCAGCCTGCTGAGCATGCAGTTCGCCACCGAGCCGCGCATCTGCCAGACCAGTTCCATCATCAGCCGCCAGGTCAAGCACATGAGCCGCCTGATCGACGACCTGCTGGACGTCTCGCGCGTGACGCGCGGCCTGGTCAAGCTCAAGCTGGCGACGATCGATTTCCGCGAGGTGGTGACCGGGGCGCTCGACCAGACCCGCCCGCTGGTGCTGGAAAAATCGCACCAGGTGCGGGTGGAGCTGCCCGACGCGCCGGTCTGGGTGCGCGGCGACCATACGCGCCTGGTGCAGAGCGTGGCCAATATCGTCAACAACGCCGCCAAGTACACGCCGAAAGGCGGCCAGCTCACGCTCGCGCTCGAGGCGGTCGATGGCCGCATGGCCTTGCGCGTGCGCGACAACGGCTCCGGCATGCCGCCCGACCTGGTGCCGAGCGTGTTCGACCTGTTCACCCAGGGCGCGCGCACGCTGGCGCGCTCGCAGGGCGGGCTCGGACTGGGCCTGACCCTGGTCAAGCGCCTGGTCGACATGCACGAAGGCGAGGTGGCGGCGCACAGCGAAGGCGTCGGCTTCGGCAGCACCTTCACGCTGACCTTGCCGTGCGTGGCGGGCGCCTGCGACGGCAGTGAAGCAGGACCGGGCGACCCTGAGGACGCGCGCGCCGTCCTGCAGCGCAAGCTGCGGGTGCTGATCGTGGACGACAACAGCGACGCCGCCGACAGCCTGTCCACCTTGCTGCAGGTGCAGGGCCACGCCACCTCGGTCGAATACGACGCCCAATCGGCCCTGCGCCGCGCGCGCGCCGAGCGGCCCGACGTGATGCTGATCGATATCGGCCTGCCCGACGTCGATGGCTACCAGCTGGCCCAGGAACTGCGCTCCCTGCCCGAAACGGCGGCCACGGTGCCGGTCGCCGTGACCGGCTACGGGCAGGCCAAGGACCGCGAACGGGCGCTGCAGGCAGGCTTCGCCCACCACCTGGTCAAGCCGGTCGACATGACGGCGCTGGCGCGCATCCTCGAGTCCAGCGCGGCGCTTGCGGCGGTGGCGGAGGCGGCATCGGCTCCCAGGCCGGCGTCGGCGTCCGAATCCGAAGAGACGATGGCGCCAGCCTGA
- a CDS encoding LysR family transcriptional regulator, translating to MDTTNPNWFLKARLKTRQLLLLIALDDYRNIHRAAEELHMTQPAASKQVKDLEEMLDVRLFERLPRGMEPTIYGETMIRHARMALTSLALAHDDIVALKAGQAGQVEVGVIMAPAMALLPRAIARIKEQAPLLRIGVQLESSNLLLDKLKHGTLDFMIGRILDKEDSTGLIYEELSEEPACAVVRPGHPLLERRGLTLEDIAARPWILPSPGSILRHRFDMMFRRAGLAPPVNVVDTTAILLVTALLQQTDALHVMPQEVAQYYASLNVMRILPIELPCKMDAFGIIRQQDHLLSPGADLLLTAVRAAAAEIY from the coding sequence ATGGATACGACAAACCCCAACTGGTTCCTGAAAGCGCGCCTCAAGACGCGCCAGCTGCTGCTCCTGATCGCCCTGGACGATTACCGCAACATCCACCGCGCGGCCGAGGAGCTGCACATGACGCAGCCGGCGGCGTCCAAGCAGGTCAAGGACCTGGAAGAGATGCTCGACGTGCGCCTGTTCGAGCGCCTGCCGCGCGGGATGGAGCCGACCATCTACGGCGAGACCATGATCCGCCACGCGCGCATGGCGCTCACCAGCCTGGCGCTGGCGCACGACGACATCGTCGCGCTCAAGGCCGGGCAGGCGGGGCAGGTCGAGGTGGGCGTGATCATGGCGCCGGCGATGGCGCTGCTGCCGCGCGCGATCGCGCGCATCAAGGAGCAGGCGCCGCTGCTGCGCATCGGCGTGCAGCTCGAATCCAGCAACCTCCTGCTCGACAAGCTCAAGCACGGCACCCTCGATTTCATGATCGGCCGCATCCTGGACAAGGAGGATTCGACGGGCCTGATCTACGAGGAGCTGAGCGAGGAGCCGGCCTGCGCCGTCGTCCGGCCCGGCCATCCGCTGCTGGAGCGGCGCGGACTGACCCTCGAGGACATCGCCGCCCGGCCGTGGATCCTGCCGTCGCCGGGCAGCATCCTGCGCCACCGCTTCGACATGATGTTCCGGCGCGCCGGCCTGGCGCCGCCGGTCAATGTGGTGGACACGACGGCGATCCTGCTGGTGACGGCGCTGCTGCAGCAGACCGACGCTCTGCACGTGATGCCGCAAGAGGTGGCGCAGTACTACGCCTCGCTGAACGTGATGCGCATCCTGCCGATCGAGCTGCCATGCAAGATGGATGCTTTCGGCATCATCCGCCAGCAAGACCACCTGCTGTCGCCGGGCGCCGACCTGCTCTTGACCGCCGTGCGGGCCGCCGCCGCCGAGATCTATTAG
- the yjfF gene encoding galactofuranose ABC transporter, permease protein YjfF, which yields MNAVVAQARKLSSAPSFTSLVTVVLLAAMLLVGGALYEGFLSLQVMLNLLIDNAFLLVIAIGMGFVILSGGIDLSVGAVLALSTMIAAWLLQVAHWPPLAVIATVLALGFVFGGGMGAVIHYFRLQPFIVTLAGMFLARGLCYLISIESITIEDPLFVAMSQTQIPFFGGFLSPGALIALAMLTFAVLLAHYSGFGRAVYAVGGNEQSAAMMGLSVGRTKILVYAFSGFCASLAGLLFAFYMLSGYGLHAQGTELDAIAAVVIGGTLLTGGYGYILGALSGVLVLGTIQTLIAFDGTLSSWWTRIVIGGLLFVFCVVQRVMAFRSP from the coding sequence ATGAACGCGGTCGTCGCGCAGGCACGCAAGCTGTCGAGCGCGCCTTCCTTTACCTCGCTGGTCACGGTGGTCCTGCTGGCCGCGATGCTGCTGGTCGGCGGCGCCCTGTACGAAGGTTTTCTGTCGCTTCAGGTGATGCTCAACCTCCTGATCGACAACGCCTTCCTGCTGGTGATCGCGATCGGCATGGGGTTCGTGATCCTGTCGGGCGGGATCGACCTGTCGGTCGGCGCCGTGCTGGCGCTGTCGACGATGATCGCGGCCTGGCTGCTGCAGGTGGCGCATTGGCCGCCGCTGGCGGTGATTGCCACCGTGCTGGCGCTGGGTTTCGTGTTCGGCGGCGGCATGGGCGCCGTCATCCATTATTTCCGCCTGCAGCCTTTCATCGTCACCCTGGCCGGGATGTTCCTGGCGCGCGGCCTGTGCTACCTGATCAGCATCGAGTCGATCACGATCGAGGATCCGCTGTTCGTGGCGATGTCGCAGACGCAAATCCCGTTCTTCGGCGGCTTTCTTTCTCCCGGCGCACTGATCGCGCTCGCCATGCTGACCTTCGCGGTCTTGCTAGCCCACTACAGCGGCTTCGGACGCGCCGTGTATGCGGTCGGCGGCAACGAGCAGTCGGCCGCGATGATGGGCCTGTCGGTCGGCCGCACCAAGATCCTGGTGTATGCCTTCAGCGGCTTCTGCGCCTCGCTGGCGGGCCTGTTGTTCGCCTTCTACATGTTGTCCGGCTACGGCCTGCATGCGCAGGGCACGGAGCTCGATGCGATCGCCGCCGTGGTCATCGGCGGCACCTTGCTCACCGGCGGCTATGGCTACATCCTCGGCGCGCTGTCCGGCGTGCTGGTGCTGGGCACGATCCAGACCCTGATCGCCTTCGACGGCACGCTCAGCTCATGGTGGACCAGGATCGTGATCGGCGGCCTGCTGTTCGTGTTCTGTGTGGTGCAGCGGGTGATGGCGTTCAGATCACCGTGA
- a CDS encoding ABC transporter permease codes for MPASLLARATGHHLFRPLAALAALLLIDFLLIPGFFRLEIKDGHLYGSLVDIVNRAAPLTLAAIGMTLVIATRGIDISVGAVVALSGTVASMLIGGTMVVQDGVPVYVAETPMLLAMAAALGAALLCGLWNGLLVAGLGLQPIVATLILMVAGRGLAQLLTDGQIVTVYYQPFFFLGSGYLFGLPFALFVVVAVFGVTALLLRHTALGLFIQAVGINPVAARLAGIRTAALIVFVYVFAAACAGMAGLLISSNVKSADANNAGLMLELDAILAVTLGGTSLAGGKFSLAGSIIGALIIQTLTYTIYSLGVPPEVNMVVKSVVVFLVCISQSDGFRRLWKRRAA; via the coding sequence ATGCCCGCCTCGCTGCTCGCCCGCGCGACAGGGCATCACCTGTTCCGCCCCCTGGCCGCGCTGGCCGCGCTGCTGCTGATCGATTTTCTTCTCATCCCCGGCTTTTTCCGCCTGGAGATCAAGGACGGCCACCTGTACGGCTCCCTGGTCGACATCGTCAATCGCGCCGCTCCCTTGACGCTGGCGGCGATCGGCATGACCCTGGTGATCGCCACGCGCGGCATCGACATCTCGGTCGGCGCCGTGGTGGCGCTGTCCGGCACCGTGGCGTCGATGCTGATTGGCGGGACGATGGTGGTCCAGGACGGCGTGCCGGTCTACGTGGCCGAGACGCCGATGCTGCTGGCGATGGCCGCCGCCCTCGGCGCCGCGCTGCTGTGCGGCCTGTGGAACGGCCTGCTCGTCGCCGGCCTGGGCCTGCAGCCCATCGTCGCGACCCTGATCCTGATGGTGGCGGGGCGCGGCCTGGCCCAGCTGCTGACCGACGGCCAGATCGTCACCGTCTATTATCAACCGTTCTTTTTCCTCGGCAGCGGCTATTTGTTCGGGTTGCCGTTCGCGCTGTTCGTGGTGGTGGCGGTGTTCGGCGTCACCGCGCTGCTGCTGCGCCATACCGCGCTCGGGTTGTTCATCCAGGCGGTCGGCATCAATCCGGTCGCCGCACGCCTGGCCGGCATCCGCACTGCGGCCCTGATCGTGTTCGTCTACGTGTTCGCCGCCGCCTGCGCCGGCATGGCGGGCCTATTGATCAGCTCCAACGTCAAGAGCGCGGACGCCAACAACGCCGGCCTGATGCTGGAACTCGACGCCATCCTGGCCGTGACCCTGGGCGGCACCTCGCTCGCCGGCGGCAAGTTCAGCCTGGCCGGTTCCATCATCGGTGCGCTGATCATCCAGACGCTCACCTACACCATCTATTCGCTGGGCGTGCCGCCCGAGGTCAATATGGTCGTCAAGTCGGTCGTCGTATTTTTGGTCTGTATCTCGCAGTCGGACGGGTTCAGGCGCCTGTGGAAGCGGAGGGCGGCATGA
- a CDS encoding sugar ABC transporter ATP-binding protein: MPASTTALPVLDVTGIHKQFPGVKALSDAGLRLYPGEVHTLMGQNGAGKSTLIKVLTGVYQPERGSIVLDGERIEPRSTQHAQELGISTVYQEVNLCPNLSVAENIFIGRYPRRFGMIDWRRMRRLSQELLTRLQVNVDVGRPLASYPLAIQQMVAIARALNISANVLILDEPTSSLDEAEVQLLFSVLSNLREQGMAILFVTHFLEQTYAISDRITVMRNGEREGEYLCSELSRLALVNKMIGVAADTQEQPQTGIEEGHQAGPALLQARELARRGVLAPLDLSIRQGELLGLAGLLGSGRTETARLLFGADRADDGAIEIGGRATIFATPRDAIREGIGFCSEDRKHEGAILDLSVRENLILALQARQGLLRAIPLRRQQELADHYVRQLGIKTASIETPIGTLSGGNQQKVLLARWLATEPKLMILDEPTRGIDVRAKQEIMDYVTTLCRKGMAILFISSELPEVLRVSDRIVVMRDRKACGEYRRGELDDSSVLHVIAGEGCQ; this comes from the coding sequence ATGCCCGCCTCGACCACGGCGCTGCCGGTGCTCGACGTCACCGGCATCCACAAACAGTTCCCGGGCGTGAAAGCGCTGTCGGATGCGGGCCTGCGCCTGTATCCGGGCGAAGTCCATACCTTGATGGGCCAGAACGGGGCCGGCAAGTCCACCCTGATCAAGGTGCTGACGGGCGTCTACCAGCCGGAACGCGGCAGCATCGTGCTCGATGGCGAGCGGATCGAACCGCGTTCGACCCAGCACGCCCAGGAACTCGGCATCAGCACGGTCTACCAGGAAGTGAACCTGTGCCCGAACCTGTCGGTCGCCGAGAACATCTTCATCGGCCGCTATCCGCGCCGCTTCGGCATGATCGACTGGCGCCGCATGCGTCGCCTGTCGCAGGAGCTCCTGACTCGCCTGCAGGTGAACGTCGACGTCGGCCGGCCGCTGGCCAGCTATCCTCTGGCGATCCAGCAGATGGTGGCCATCGCCCGTGCGCTGAACATCTCGGCCAATGTGCTGATCCTCGACGAACCCACGTCCAGCCTCGACGAGGCCGAGGTGCAGCTGCTGTTCTCGGTGTTGAGCAACCTGCGCGAGCAGGGCATGGCGATCCTGTTCGTCACCCACTTCCTCGAACAGACCTACGCGATTTCGGACCGCATCACGGTGATGCGCAATGGCGAGCGCGAAGGCGAATACCTGTGCAGCGAGCTGTCGCGCCTGGCCCTGGTGAACAAGATGATCGGGGTGGCCGCCGACACCCAGGAACAGCCGCAGACCGGCATCGAAGAAGGCCACCAGGCCGGCCCGGCCCTCCTGCAAGCAAGAGAACTCGCGCGCCGTGGCGTGCTGGCGCCGCTCGACCTGAGCATCAGGCAGGGCGAGTTGCTGGGCCTTGCCGGCCTGCTGGGTTCCGGCCGCACCGAGACCGCGCGCCTGCTGTTCGGCGCCGACCGGGCGGACGATGGCGCGATCGAGATCGGCGGCCGTGCGACCATCTTCGCTACTCCGCGCGACGCGATCCGCGAGGGCATCGGCTTCTGCTCCGAAGACCGCAAGCACGAGGGCGCGATCCTGGACCTGTCGGTACGCGAAAACCTGATCCTGGCGCTGCAGGCGCGCCAGGGATTGCTGCGTGCGATTCCGCTGCGGCGCCAGCAGGAGCTGGCGGATCACTACGTCAGGCAACTGGGGATCAAGACGGCGTCCATCGAAACGCCGATCGGCACGCTCTCGGGCGGCAACCAGCAAAAAGTGCTGCTGGCGCGCTGGCTGGCCACCGAACCGAAGCTGATGATCCTCGACGAACCCACCCGCGGCATCGACGTGCGCGCAAAGCAGGAAATCATGGATTACGTCACCACGCTGTGCCGCAAGGGCATGGCCATCCTGTTCATCTCGTCCGAACTGCCCGAGGTGCTGCGCGTGTCCGACCGCATCGTCGTCATGCGCGACCGCAAGGCCTGCGGCGAGTACCGCCGCGGCGAGCTGGACGACAGCTCGGTGCTGCACGTGATCGCAGGGGAGGGCTGTCAATGA